From a region of the Rubidibacter lacunae KORDI 51-2 genome:
- a CDS encoding DUF4335 domain-containing protein, whose translation MGLPSLLRCYDYPTCTLEVRGRQSPLSRWTGRPSVRNLHFTLTLDDPRHTDREPLSLAGDSDRLLVLEDIVTAAVGALLAPVSVSTGSSTPSAIATHTLPLGELATENTGPALKLGTLQLFDLANAIDDCTADVNFVLATAAPRSLTTVPTWTAAAATFIAVVGLSAIALRFDQFAAQTAGEQSDAETEVAVGLERLPQPRNDIELDREFVEPLAEVDRLPPPPALRSPRPSLPDASPDLVAPPPTVSTATPSVEDEPNEAVAIEAPASTPQLPADPPTLPSELPELSATNEAADGATAPGKNAGAPSTAAESGVAIASEPGVAVAPEQAASLRLREEGSALSDRFDRRANAPGFATGDARPQTDEQRRSAIAVVPYGPAPEASEPTTESLPAAASESIATAGEVRAYFQSRWQPPNDLNSTLEYRLILDANGALERAIALGTDSQAFQSAAQLPPVGTQFASPTPGQRATVRLVLTPDGSVRTFLESPE comes from the coding sequence ATGGGTCTGCCCTCGCTCCTGCGCTGCTACGACTATCCCACTTGCACTCTCGAAGTTCGCGGCCGGCAATCGCCCCTGTCGCGCTGGACCGGACGCCCCAGCGTCCGAAATCTGCACTTTACCCTCACCCTTGACGACCCGCGCCACACCGACCGCGAACCCCTGTCGCTGGCAGGAGATAGCGATCGCTTGCTGGTACTTGAGGATATTGTGACTGCTGCTGTTGGCGCGCTGCTCGCCCCGGTATCCGTTTCTACAGGATCTTCCACCCCGTCAGCGATCGCCACCCACACCTTACCTCTGGGCGAACTAGCGACAGAAAATACGGGTCCAGCTCTGAAACTCGGGACGTTGCAGCTATTTGACCTTGCAAATGCTATCGATGACTGTACTGCAGATGTCAATTTCGTACTCGCGACCGCAGCTCCCAGGAGTCTGACAACGGTGCCAACCTGGACAGCCGCTGCTGCCACGTTTATAGCCGTTGTTGGCTTATCAGCAATCGCGTTACGCTTCGACCAGTTTGCTGCGCAAACTGCAGGCGAACAGAGCGATGCCGAAACCGAGGTAGCCGTTGGGCTCGAGCGCTTACCTCAACCGCGCAACGACATCGAACTCGACCGCGAGTTTGTAGAACCCTTAGCGGAGGTCGATCGCCTACCGCCACCCCCGGCTTTGCGATCGCCGCGCCCGTCCTTGCCCGATGCTTCGCCAGACCTCGTTGCCCCGCCGCCCACTGTCAGCACTGCCACCCCCAGCGTCGAAGACGAACCCAACGAAGCAGTGGCGATCGAAGCTCCCGCATCGACCCCACAACTGCCAGCCGATCCTCCAACACTACCGTCCGAGTTGCCCGAACTCTCCGCAACCAACGAAGCAGCCGATGGTGCAACGGCCCCCGGAAAGAATGCGGGCGCACCCAGTACTGCAGCCGAGTCAGGTGTGGCGATCGCTTCCGAACCCGGTGTTGCTGTCGCACCCGAACAGGCAGCTTCCCTGCGACTGCGAGAAGAAGGTTCTGCGTTAAGCGATCGCTTTGACAGACGCGCAAATGCTCCTGGGTTTGCGACTGGCGACGCCCGACCCCAAACTGACGAACAACGTCGGTCTGCCATTGCGGTCGTGCCATATGGCCCTGCACCTGAAGCTAGCGAGCCGACAACTGAGTCTCTACCAGCCGCCGCATCTGAATCTATCGCAACTGCTGGTGAGGTGCGGGCGTACTTTCAATCTCGCTGGCAGCCGCCGAACGATCTCAACAGTACGCTCGAATATCGACTGATCCTGGATGCAAATGGAGCACTAGAGCGGGCGATCGCGCTCGGCACTGACTCCCAAGCGTTCCAGTCGGCCGCACAACTGCCGCCGGTTGGCACGCAGTTTGCATCGCCGACGCCCGGTCAACGCGCCACAGTGCGCCTCGTACTCACTCCCGATGGCTCGGTGCGGACATTCCTGGAGTCGCCGGAGTAG
- a CDS encoding 2Fe-2S iron-sulfur cluster-binding protein, with translation MNVRFLPDDVTVEAQPGEPYLQVAERAGVFVPTGCLMGSCHACEIQLDDGTELCACISSLPPGKSELTVNLFADPVW, from the coding sequence ATGAATGTTCGCTTTCTGCCCGATGACGTGACGGTTGAAGCTCAGCCGGGCGAGCCGTATTTGCAAGTTGCCGAACGCGCTGGTGTCTTCGTGCCCACAGGTTGCTTGATGGGTTCTTGCCACGCATGCGAAATACAGCTCGATGACGGCACGGAACTCTGTGCGTGCATTAGCTCTTTACCGCCAGGGAAGTCGGAGCTGACGGTCAACCTGTTTGCCGATCCAGTTTGGTAG
- a CDS encoding UbiD family decarboxylase: MARDLRGFLKLLEERGQLRRIKAPVDPDLEIAEIANRMLQAGGPALLFENVRGTSYPVAINTLGTVERVVWGLNRDCPEDLEALGKRLAMLQQPKPPKKIAQAIEFGKVLFDVVKAKPGRDFFPPCQQVVLKDPEVDLEQLPLIRPYPGDAGKIVTLGLVITKDVETGTPNVGVYRLQLQSRNTMTVHWLSVRGGARHLRKAAEAGKKLEVAIALGVDPLIIMAAATPIPVDLSEWLFAGLYGGGGVPLAQCKTVDLQVPADSEFVLEGTIAPGEVLPDGPFGDHMGYYGGVEDSPLIRFQCMTHRRDPIYLTTFSGRPPKEEAAIAIALNRIYTPILRQQVSEIVDFFLPMEALSYKLAIISIDKAYPGQAKRAAMAFWTALPQFTYTKFVIVVDKDINIRDPRQVVWAIASKVDPSRDAFVLPETPFDSLDFASQKIGLGGRMAIDATTKIPPETNHAWGEPLISDPDTAATVDRRWEEYGFADLDLGAVDANAFGYDIK; the protein is encoded by the coding sequence GTGGCAAGAGACTTACGCGGATTCCTCAAGCTCCTGGAAGAGCGCGGGCAACTCCGCCGCATTAAAGCACCGGTCGATCCGGATTTGGAAATTGCCGAGATCGCCAATCGCATGTTGCAAGCTGGCGGACCGGCATTGCTTTTCGAGAATGTACGAGGCACCTCTTACCCTGTCGCGATTAACACGCTGGGTACGGTCGAGCGCGTTGTGTGGGGGCTGAATCGCGATTGCCCGGAAGACCTCGAAGCACTGGGCAAACGATTGGCGATGTTACAGCAACCGAAACCGCCAAAGAAAATCGCCCAGGCGATCGAGTTCGGCAAAGTGCTCTTCGATGTCGTCAAAGCCAAACCCGGACGCGATTTCTTTCCGCCCTGCCAGCAGGTCGTTCTGAAAGATCCCGAGGTCGATCTCGAACAGTTGCCGCTGATCCGTCCTTATCCGGGCGATGCAGGCAAAATTGTCACCCTCGGGCTTGTTATCACCAAAGATGTCGAAACCGGTACGCCCAACGTCGGGGTCTATCGCTTGCAGCTGCAATCTCGCAACACCATGACCGTGCACTGGCTATCGGTGCGTGGCGGCGCGCGGCACTTGCGCAAGGCTGCCGAGGCGGGCAAGAAGCTAGAAGTTGCGATCGCTCTCGGCGTCGATCCGCTCATCATCATGGCAGCAGCGACTCCGATTCCAGTGGATTTGTCGGAGTGGCTATTTGCGGGACTCTACGGTGGCGGTGGGGTACCGCTCGCTCAATGCAAGACGGTGGATTTGCAAGTGCCAGCCGACTCGGAGTTCGTGCTCGAAGGCACGATTGCGCCCGGTGAAGTCCTTCCCGACGGACCCTTTGGCGACCACATGGGCTACTACGGCGGTGTGGAGGATTCACCGCTAATTCGCTTCCAGTGCATGACCCACCGCCGCGACCCGATTTATCTCACTACCTTCAGCGGCCGCCCGCCCAAGGAGGAAGCCGCAATTGCGATCGCCCTCAACCGCATTTACACGCCAATCCTGCGCCAGCAGGTGTCGGAAATCGTCGATTTCTTCTTGCCGATGGAAGCGCTCAGCTACAAGCTGGCAATTATCTCCATCGACAAGGCATATCCCGGTCAGGCCAAGCGAGCAGCCATGGCGTTCTGGACTGCACTGCCTCAATTTACTTACACGAAGTTCGTCATCGTCGTTGACAAGGACATCAACATTCGCGACCCGCGTCAGGTGGTGTGGGCGATCGCCTCTAAGGTCGACCCGTCGCGCGACGCTTTCGTGTTGCCGGAAACGCCGTTTGACAGCCTCGATTTCGCCAGCCAGAAGATCGGGTTGGGCGGGCGCATGGCGATCGACGCGACGACTAAGATCCCACCGGAAACCAATCATGCCTGGGGCGAGCCGCTGATATCGGATCCAGACACGGCCGCCACGGTCGACCGCCGATGGGAGGAGTACGGATTCGCCGATCTCGATCTCGGAGCAGTGGATGCCAATGCGTTTGGATACGACATCAAGTGA
- a CDS encoding S-methyl-5'-thioadenosine phosphorylase, with translation MTARATIGIIGGSGLYQMEALTDFEEVRLETPFGNPSDAFILGKLDGVSVAFLARHGRGHHLLPSELPFRANIHGFKQLGVKYLLSASAVGSLKESVKPLDIVVPDQFIDRTRSRVSTFFGGGIVAHIGFADPVCGKVAEILAHAAQSLNLRDVDVHRGGTYVCMEGPAFSTKAESDLYRSWGATAIGMTNLPEAKLAREAEIAYATLALVTDYDCWHPDHDSVTVEMIIGNLQRNATNAQKVIRAAVSRLAAEQPVSEAHSALQFAILTPLERIPETVKENLQPLLAKYL, from the coding sequence ATGACAGCACGAGCAACCATTGGGATTATTGGCGGTAGCGGACTCTACCAGATGGAGGCGCTAACTGATTTTGAAGAAGTCCGTCTCGAGACACCGTTTGGCAATCCCTCCGATGCCTTTATCCTTGGCAAACTTGATGGCGTGTCCGTAGCGTTCTTAGCTCGGCACGGTCGCGGTCACCACCTGCTGCCGAGCGAGCTGCCGTTTCGAGCCAATATCCACGGATTCAAGCAGCTCGGCGTGAAGTATTTATTGTCGGCATCTGCAGTCGGTTCGCTGAAGGAGTCGGTGAAGCCGCTCGACATAGTAGTGCCAGATCAATTCATCGATCGCACGCGCTCGCGCGTCTCCACCTTTTTTGGCGGCGGCATTGTGGCCCACATTGGATTTGCCGATCCGGTCTGCGGCAAAGTTGCAGAAATCCTCGCTCATGCAGCTCAGTCGCTAAATCTGCGCGACGTGGATGTCCATCGCGGCGGCACATACGTGTGCATGGAAGGACCGGCATTTTCGACCAAAGCCGAGTCTGATTTATACCGCAGTTGGGGGGCAACGGCGATCGGGATGACTAACCTACCTGAGGCAAAACTCGCACGCGAAGCCGAGATCGCCTACGCAACCCTAGCATTGGTCACCGATTACGATTGCTGGCATCCCGATCACGACAGCGTGACTGTTGAAATGATAATCGGAAATTTGCAGCGCAATGCCACCAACGCACAGAAGGTCATCCGCGCCGCCGTCAGCCGACTTGCTGCCGAGCAACCAGTCTCGGAGGCACATTCAGCGTTGCAGTTTGCCATCCTAACCCCACTCGAACGCATACCGGAAACCGTAAAGGAAAATTTGCAGCCATTGCTGGCGAAGTATTTGTAA
- a CDS encoding M15 family metallopeptidase has product MPKPTFRTYGDDIPEARRDRPQPKRSSTGSNLALVIGAGAAVVAATVATWLLTRMVPAPDASVLEPNVPTAAPEPTDKPALSSEEARAPDDGVLGHLPYDEAQASDLVALTADGRIRLHAIAAADFIEMQAAARADGILLEPLSGFRTLSEQDYLFFGIAAQRSQNPSDRANVSAPPGYSEHHTGYAVDIGDGRVPATHVEETFEDTAAFDWLQANASRFHFELSFPRNNSQGISYEPWHWRYVGDRDSLEAFYKARQLDRQ; this is encoded by the coding sequence ATGCCGAAGCCCACTTTCCGCACCTATGGCGATGATATTCCTGAAGCCAGACGCGATCGCCCGCAGCCGAAAAGATCCTCAACTGGCAGCAACCTCGCTCTGGTTATAGGTGCCGGAGCTGCTGTGGTTGCAGCCACAGTCGCCACGTGGCTACTGACGCGAATGGTCCCAGCACCTGATGCCTCTGTTCTCGAACCGAACGTTCCGACAGCCGCCCCCGAACCGACAGACAAACCCGCACTCAGTTCCGAAGAAGCTCGCGCTCCAGACGATGGCGTTCTCGGACACTTGCCGTACGATGAAGCCCAGGCCTCCGACTTGGTCGCACTAACTGCAGACGGACGCATACGCCTGCACGCAATTGCTGCTGCGGACTTTATTGAGATGCAAGCTGCTGCCCGTGCCGACGGCATTTTGCTGGAGCCACTTTCGGGGTTCCGGACGCTATCCGAGCAGGATTACTTGTTCTTCGGAATAGCCGCTCAGCGCTCGCAAAACCCCAGCGATCGAGCCAACGTCAGTGCGCCGCCCGGTTATAGCGAACATCACACCGGCTACGCCGTCGATATTGGCGATGGGAGGGTTCCTGCAACTCACGTTGAAGAGACCTTCGAGGACACGGCGGCATTTGACTGGTTGCAAGCGAATGCCAGTCGCTTTCATTTCGAGCTGTCGTTCCCACGCAACAACTCCCAAGGTATCAGCTACGAACCATGGCACTGGCGTTACGTCGGCGATCGCGACAGCCTCGAAGCATTCTACAAAGCCCGTCAGCTCGACCGGCAATAG
- the thiO gene encoding glycine oxidase ThiO, with the protein MSDAIIIGGGIMGVAIALELRLRGARAVVLSRNPQQAATRAAAGMIAPQAEKIPPSPLLDLCLESRARYPEWIRNLESIAGSETGYWPCGILAPVLEAPHEPRSTDTATWLDRPTLDLYQPGLGPDVVGGWWYPEDAQVDAAKLFATLQQAARAKGVEIREGIRALGFLRRQGKVVGVRTSAGDFAAEYYVLAAGAWSHEMLPVPVRPVKGQMLALRMPRVEQLPIQRVLFGPDSAYLVPRCDGRLVVGATVEDVGWQPNITPTGVRCLLDRAEQLYPGISNWGLEQMWWGYRPTTPDELPILGVGPCQNLILATGHHRNGILLAPVTAGAIADLIVRQHTHPLLEPFRWDRFQSAAQFQLVVGRGTANTKNGHQNGNGTRKVLSSATPAAPLAVPQAIAPLPQEKPLTIAGRAFRSRLMTGSGKYPTLKLMRQSIVASGCEIVTVAVRRVQAKAPGHEGLAEALDWSRLWMLPNTAGCQSAEEAVRVARLGREMAKLLGQEDNNFVKLEVIADLKYLLPDPIGTLQAAEQLVKEGFAVLPYINADPQLAKRLEAIGCATVMPLGSPIGSGQGIRNAANIEIIAAESEVPVIVDAGIGTPSEAAYAMELGADGLLVNSAIALAENPVAMARAMGQATESGYLARHAGRIPVKHEAIASSPLTGKVGS; encoded by the coding sequence ATGAGCGACGCAATCATCATTGGCGGCGGCATCATGGGAGTCGCGATCGCGCTAGAGCTGCGCTTGCGCGGCGCGCGCGCCGTCGTACTCAGTCGCAACCCACAACAAGCAGCAACGCGGGCGGCGGCAGGAATGATCGCGCCCCAAGCCGAAAAGATCCCGCCGAGTCCCTTACTCGATCTGTGTTTGGAGTCGCGCGCGCGCTACCCCGAATGGATCCGCAATCTCGAATCGATCGCCGGCTCGGAAACCGGTTACTGGCCCTGCGGCATACTCGCTCCCGTGTTAGAGGCTCCGCACGAACCGCGATCGACCGATACGGCAACCTGGCTCGATCGCCCGACGCTGGATCTCTATCAACCCGGACTCGGACCGGACGTAGTTGGCGGCTGGTGGTATCCCGAGGACGCTCAGGTTGATGCTGCCAAACTGTTCGCAACACTCCAGCAAGCAGCTCGCGCCAAAGGCGTTGAAATCCGCGAAGGCATTCGGGCATTGGGCTTCCTTCGCCGCCAGGGCAAGGTCGTCGGCGTCCGGACCTCTGCTGGCGATTTTGCAGCCGAGTATTACGTGCTTGCTGCTGGGGCGTGGTCGCATGAGATGTTACCGGTTCCCGTCCGTCCGGTGAAAGGACAGATGCTGGCGCTGCGGATGCCGCGTGTCGAGCAGCTCCCGATCCAGCGGGTGTTGTTCGGACCGGATAGTGCTTACTTGGTGCCTCGTTGCGACGGTCGCTTGGTCGTCGGCGCAACCGTTGAGGACGTCGGCTGGCAGCCGAACATTACGCCGACGGGCGTTCGATGCCTGTTAGATCGGGCCGAACAGCTTTATCCCGGCATCAGCAATTGGGGACTCGAGCAGATGTGGTGGGGGTATCGCCCGACGACCCCTGACGAGTTGCCGATCCTCGGCGTCGGTCCCTGCCAGAATCTGATCCTCGCTACCGGGCACCACCGCAACGGCATTCTGCTCGCGCCAGTCACGGCTGGGGCGATCGCCGACTTAATCGTCCGCCAACACACCCATCCACTTTTGGAACCGTTTCGGTGGGACCGCTTCCAGTCAGCAGCGCAATTTCAGCTCGTGGTCGGTCGCGGAACTGCCAACACCAAGAACGGCCATCAAAATGGCAACGGGACGCGCAAAGTTCTATCGAGTGCTACGCCAGCGGCTCCGCTCGCCGTTCCGCAGGCGATCGCGCCCCTACCCCAGGAGAAACCGCTGACGATCGCGGGGCGAGCCTTTCGATCGCGACTGATGACCGGTTCGGGGAAATATCCCACCCTAAAGCTCATGCGACAGAGTATTGTCGCCAGCGGCTGCGAGATCGTTACCGTAGCGGTCCGGCGCGTTCAGGCCAAAGCTCCCGGTCACGAAGGGTTGGCCGAGGCCCTGGACTGGTCGCGCTTGTGGATGTTGCCGAATACCGCCGGTTGCCAATCGGCCGAGGAAGCCGTGCGCGTGGCGCGACTCGGACGCGAGATGGCCAAACTCCTCGGGCAGGAAGACAACAATTTCGTCAAGCTCGAGGTGATCGCCGATCTGAAGTATTTGCTGCCAGATCCGATCGGAACGCTGCAAGCTGCCGAGCAGTTGGTCAAAGAGGGGTTTGCAGTACTGCCATACATCAATGCCGACCCGCAACTGGCCAAGCGCCTCGAAGCCATCGGCTGCGCGACGGTCATGCCGCTAGGGTCGCCCATCGGTTCTGGGCAGGGCATCCGGAACGCTGCCAACATCGAAATCATCGCGGCCGAGTCCGAAGTTCCCGTTATTGTCGATGCCGGTATCGGGACGCCCAGCGAGGCCGCCTACGCGATGGAACTCGGTGCAGATGGCTTGCTGGTTAACAGCGCGATCGCCCTGGCCGAGAACCCGGTTGCCATGGCACGTGCAATGGGCCAAGCAACGGAGTCGGGCTACCTCGCCCGCCACGCCGGTCGCATTCCGGTCAAGCACGAAGCAATTGCCAGTTCGCCGCTGACGGGTAAGGTCGGCAGCTAG
- a CDS encoding DUF4079 domain-containing protein, protein MDLPSFLWLWKIAAWSMGLVLTAYVALAATGMSIALARKAKRPRPRWLRPLHYGIGGTMVALVLLLLSIGVVGTLGHFGTLGHSLHLAAGLTAVVLVLVSAGSATQIGPKHPRARSLHVGINILLLLGFTWVGLTGWTVVQKYL, encoded by the coding sequence TTGGACTTACCGTCTTTTTTGTGGCTGTGGAAGATTGCAGCTTGGTCGATGGGCCTGGTCCTTACTGCCTATGTTGCTTTGGCAGCGACGGGCATGTCGATAGCACTCGCGCGCAAAGCCAAACGCCCGCGACCGCGCTGGCTGCGCCCCCTGCACTACGGTATCGGCGGAACAATGGTGGCATTAGTGCTGCTGCTGCTAAGCATCGGCGTTGTTGGGACGCTCGGACACTTCGGCACTCTCGGACACTCGCTGCACCTGGCAGCCGGACTGACGGCAGTGGTACTAGTGCTAGTTTCGGCAGGTAGCGCTACGCAGATCGGTCCCAAACATCCCCGGGCGCGATCGCTGCACGTCGGCATCAACATCCTATTACTACTTGGTTTTACTTGGGTGGGTTTGACCGGCTGGACCGTCGTGCAAAAGTATTTATAA
- a CDS encoding MGH1-like glycoside hydrolase domain-containing protein — protein MTQQAPTPEHLRLIAARDGREPWKLWGPYLSERQWGTVREDYSAGGEAWDYFSHAQSHARAYRWGEDGLLGISDEQQLLCFAIALWNGRDPVLKERLFGLTGNQGNHGEDVKEYYFYLDSTPTHTYMKGLYKYPQAEYPYGWLVEENQRRGREGLEFELLETGVFNQNRYFDVFVEYAKAGPDDILVQISAVNRGPEAHPLHMLPTLWFRNTWSWGDEVEKPQLRKAEGNGGAAIAIDHPELGSYWFYSESGGELLFTENETNYQRLFGTDNAMPYVKDAFHSYITEGATRAVNPERVGTKAAAHYVMEVAPGATQVVKLRLSRTRHAMPFGTDFDSVLTTRRQEADAFYQQVTPFEMSYDLRSVQRQAFAGLLWTKQYYRFDVTRWLRGDPSMPPPPSERSRNRHWQHLDSGDIISMPDKWEYPWFAAWDLAFHCLPLAMVDPEFAKHQIDTITREWYMHPNGQLPAYEWAFGDVNPPVHAWAAWRVYKIEQKVCGKGDRAFLERVFQKLLINFTWWVNRKDNDGSNVFEGGFLGLDNIGVFDRSAPLPTGGHLEQSDSTSWMAMYCLNLLEISLELARENPVYEDMATKFFEHFLYIADAMNHIGGDAVQLWDDEDGFFYDVLLFPHGDRERLKVRSMVGLIPLFAVMTLEPELMQAVPQFKQRLEWFVEHRPDLKRNVACMETEGVGARRMLALCYATLGRIEPTDKLRRILEKLLDESEFFGPCGIRALSRYHAEHPYCFSADGKEYCVNYEPAESSSGLFGGNSNWRGPVWFPVNYLLIESLQKFHHYLGDDFKIECPTGSGIWMNLWEVATEISRRLLQIFLQDDRGDRPVYGGNETFQRDPHWQNYLLFYEYFHGDIGAGIGASHQTGWTGLIAKLAQQFCEYGG, from the coding sequence GTGACTCAGCAAGCCCCAACCCCCGAACACCTGCGACTCATCGCCGCCCGCGACGGTCGCGAGCCTTGGAAACTCTGGGGTCCGTATCTCAGCGAACGGCAATGGGGCACCGTCCGCGAAGACTACAGTGCAGGTGGCGAGGCGTGGGATTACTTCTCCCATGCCCAATCCCATGCGCGAGCTTACCGCTGGGGCGAAGATGGGTTGCTCGGCATCAGCGACGAGCAACAGCTTCTGTGCTTCGCGATCGCCCTGTGGAACGGCCGCGATCCGGTACTGAAAGAGCGCCTGTTCGGACTCACCGGCAACCAGGGCAACCACGGGGAAGACGTCAAGGAATACTATTTTTACCTGGACAGCACCCCGACGCACACCTACATGAAGGGGCTCTACAAATATCCCCAGGCCGAATACCCCTACGGCTGGCTGGTGGAAGAAAACCAGCGGCGCGGGCGCGAGGGACTGGAATTCGAACTATTAGAGACCGGCGTCTTCAACCAAAACCGCTACTTCGACGTGTTCGTGGAGTACGCCAAGGCCGGTCCGGACGACATTCTGGTCCAAATCTCCGCCGTCAATCGCGGTCCCGAAGCCCATCCCTTGCACATGCTCCCGACGCTCTGGTTCCGCAACACCTGGTCCTGGGGCGACGAGGTCGAGAAACCCCAACTCCGCAAAGCCGAGGGCAACGGCGGAGCGGCGATCGCGATCGATCATCCGGAACTCGGAAGCTACTGGTTTTACTCCGAGTCCGGCGGCGAATTGCTCTTCACAGAAAACGAAACCAACTACCAACGCCTATTTGGCACTGACAACGCCATGCCCTACGTGAAGGACGCTTTCCACAGCTACATCACCGAAGGCGCAACCAGGGCGGTCAATCCCGAACGCGTCGGCACGAAAGCCGCCGCTCACTACGTTATGGAGGTTGCCCCAGGAGCCACGCAAGTGGTGAAGCTGCGCCTCAGCCGCACCCGGCACGCGATGCCCTTCGGGACCGACTTCGACAGCGTGCTAACAACCCGCCGACAGGAAGCCGATGCGTTCTATCAACAGGTGACGCCCTTCGAGATGTCCTATGACCTACGCTCGGTTCAGCGCCAAGCGTTTGCTGGATTGTTGTGGACCAAGCAGTACTATCGCTTCGATGTCACGCGCTGGTTGCGCGGCGACCCAAGCATGCCCCCGCCGCCGTCAGAACGCAGCCGCAACCGCCACTGGCAGCACCTCGACAGCGGCGATATCATCTCGATGCCTGATAAGTGGGAATATCCTTGGTTTGCAGCTTGGGATCTGGCATTTCATTGCTTGCCCCTGGCAATGGTCGATCCGGAGTTCGCCAAACACCAGATCGATACCATCACCCGCGAGTGGTACATGCATCCGAACGGCCAGCTCCCGGCCTACGAATGGGCGTTTGGCGACGTCAACCCGCCGGTTCACGCGTGGGCCGCCTGGCGCGTGTACAAAATCGAGCAGAAAGTCTGCGGGAAAGGCGATCGCGCCTTCCTAGAGCGGGTCTTCCAGAAGTTGCTGATCAACTTCACCTGGTGGGTCAACCGCAAAGACAACGACGGGAGCAATGTCTTCGAAGGGGGCTTCCTGGGGCTTGATAATATCGGCGTCTTCGATCGCAGCGCGCCGTTACCGACGGGCGGCCATCTGGAGCAGTCAGATAGCACTAGCTGGATGGCAATGTATTGCCTCAACCTGCTGGAAATTTCCCTGGAACTCGCCCGCGAGAACCCGGTGTACGAGGACATGGCAACTAAGTTCTTCGAGCACTTCCTATATATCGCCGACGCGATGAACCACATTGGCGGCGATGCCGTCCAGCTTTGGGACGACGAGGACGGCTTTTTCTACGACGTGTTGCTATTTCCCCACGGCGATCGCGAGCGGTTGAAGGTGCGATCGATGGTCGGCTTGATCCCGCTGTTTGCAGTGATGACCCTAGAACCGGAGCTCATGCAGGCGGTCCCTCAGTTCAAGCAACGGCTGGAGTGGTTTGTGGAGCACCGCCCGGACCTCAAGCGCAACGTTGCCTGTATGGAAACTGAGGGCGTCGGCGCGCGGCGGATGCTGGCGCTGTGCTATGCCACCCTCGGACGCATCGAGCCTACCGACAAACTGCGACGCATTTTAGAAAAACTCCTGGATGAAAGCGAATTTTTCGGTCCCTGCGGCATCCGCGCGCTCTCGCGATACCATGCCGAGCATCCCTACTGTTTCTCCGCCGACGGCAAGGAGTACTGCGTCAACTACGAGCCTGCCGAGTCGAGCAGCGGACTATTCGGCGGCAACTCCAACTGGCGCGGACCGGTGTGGTTCCCAGTCAACTACCTGCTGATCGAATCGTTGCAGAAGTTCCATCACTACCTGGGCGATGACTTCAAAATCGAGTGCCCGACCGGTTCCGGCATCTGGATGAATTTGTGGGAGGTCGCAACGGAGATCTCGCGGCGGTTGCTGCAGATTTTCCTGCAAGACGATCGCGGAGATCGCCCGGTCTATGGCGGTAACGAAACTTTCCAGCGCGACCCGCACTGGCAAAACTACCTGCTTTTCTACGAATACTTTCACGGCGACATCGGTGCGGGCATCGGTGCCAGCCACCAAACGGGGTGGACCGGGCTGATCGCGAAGCTCGCGCAGCAGTTCTGCGAGTACGGTGGCTAA
- a CDS encoding MGMT family protein: protein MTAYERIYAVTRQIPRGRVATYGQVAELSGLPGQARLVGYALYRVVDPIGGDIPWQRVVNAKGKISYATRREGSDDLQRSLLVAEGIDFSPDDRIDLKRYRWQPTAPVALPDGDPSDASCG from the coding sequence ATGACCGCTTACGAACGCATCTATGCCGTCACTCGCCAGATCCCGCGCGGACGCGTCGCCACCTACGGACAAGTTGCCGAACTCTCAGGTTTGCCGGGACAGGCGCGATTAGTTGGCTATGCCCTCTACCGCGTAGTCGACCCGATTGGTGGCGACATTCCCTGGCAGCGTGTCGTGAATGCTAAAGGCAAGATCTCTTACGCCACGCGCCGCGAAGGCAGCGACGACCTGCAGCGATCGCTCCTCGTCGCCGAAGGGATCGACTTTTCACCCGACGACCGGATCGACCTGAAGCGCTATCGCTGGCAACCCACTGCACCAGTGGCCCTCCCCGATGGCGACCCTAGCGACGCTTCTTGCGGGTAA